Genomic segment of Esox lucius isolate fEsoLuc1 chromosome 15, fEsoLuc1.pri, whole genome shotgun sequence:
TTCTTTATTTCAAGACATGCTTCTCCTTCACTCTCCCTCCATTGTTTCGCCTTGGAGACTTTGGGTGGTTCCATCCACCAGGCGTAACTCTAAGACAGGCCTGTGTGGAGGATTGGGAGAGCATGTTTGTATGCTCCTTGACGTGTAAAGAACCTCTTGGGGCCTGTAGTGCTTATCTGTGTGAACCTGAATGTAACTGGATTGGACCCCCGCCGGCCCACACGCCCGGGTCTGCCCAGGGAGCCACAGAGATCAGAGTTAGTTTATATGATCTCTTCTAGACTGGATCATCTCTGTTCTAGATTAAGGCTAATTGGTTTTGAGCTGGACTGGACCAAATTAAAACTCTCCCTGATCACAGCCCAGATCACAGCTGGCGATATGCTAACCAGAGTTTGAAAGAGTTTCCACAAAGTCAAGTGAAGTTAAGTcaatttataaagcacatttaaaaacaaccaatGCTGGACCAAGTCCTGTACAAAGTTATGCAatctataaaaacatacaacaagaaatagaaacaagaaacaaacCAGACCGTTACGCATGAATGTTCCTAAACTGACTTGAATGCcaaagaataaaaatatgttttaagacAAGACTTAAATGTCTCGGTGGTGGGGGATGACCTGATAATAATGGGCAGTTTATTCCACAGTCTATGGCCGCAACCGAAAAGGCACCATCATCTTTTGTTTTCAGCGGAGATTGTGGAATGGTTAAAAGGAAGTGATTTGACAGTGATTTGATCTAAGGGGCCTGGAAGAGTGATACAGCGTAAGGAGATCTGAACTGGTTTGATGATCTAAGGGGCCTGGGAGAGTGATACGGCACAAGGAGATTTGAACTGGTTTGATGATCTAAGGGGCCTGGGAGAGTGATACGGCATAAGGAGATTTGAACTGGTTTGATGATCTAAGGGGCCTGGGAGAGTGATACGGCATAAGGAGATTTGAACTGGTTTGATGATCTAAGGGGCCTGGGAGAGTGATACGGCATAAGGAGATCTGAACTGGTTTGATGATCTAAGGGGCCTGGGAGAGTGATACGGCATAAGGAGATCTGAACTGGTTTGATGATCTAAGGGGCCTGGGAGAGTGATACGGCATAAGGAGATTTGAACTGGTTTGATGATCTAAGGGGCCTGGGAGAGTGATACGGCATAAGGAGATTTGAACTGGTTTGATGATCTAAGGGGCCTGGGAGAGTGATACGGCGTAAGGAGATCTGAAATATACAATGGAGTCAATCCatgtaattacttaaaaacaagTAACAGCCCCTTAAAATCCATTCTATATTTAACTGGTAACCAGCGAAGAGAGGCCAATATCGAGGAGATACGGTCCCTCTTCCTGGTACCAGTCAATCAAATCAACAAAGACTTAGCCTACTTGCTTCAATATCACCCAGATCACCTTGAAGTAATAAGACCATCCAGTTCTTGTATCATAAGCCTAGAGATCATTAGAGAACACCAGTGGGCGCAGTGAGTTACTTTGTGTAAAGCTGGATATCTTGAAACATCTGTGGCTTTCACCAAAATAATCACAGACACCATTTTCCCACGGGCCTCAGCGTTTCACACTACAAGGGGTTGGTTCTGTAATAGAGCTCACACGCCAACACCGTGTAGGCCTTAGTGCCCACCTGGATTGCCACAGCAGCCATTTTGTGCATCAGCACAAATCCCACAAAGATCGTGACAGTGGAGAGAGGTGACAAAAGGatgaccaccactgtccctcAGCCTAGGGGTGTGACAGGCAGTTAACACAAGGCATCTTGGACCACAGCCAAACAGGCCCTTGTCCCCTGACACGGCTCTATTTATCCCCTTGTTCCACACTAGCTCTGTTGTTCATGGCCCTAAAGTTACAGAAAACAAAGTAGGTTGTGTGCAGCCTGTTTGACAGTTAAATAAGCTTCAGTCTTCATCTTGTGTACACAGAGTCCATGTGAGTCTGCGCTACCCAAATTAATACAGGCCTGATGATAGATAAACCCAAGGCAGCTAGTAAAAATCTGATAGTTGTGCTCACGGATGTATGAACATAGCCTGTTTGGAATGACCTGATATAATAATGACTGAGTAATCTACCAGTATAATTAATTTACAATGTAGACTAACAGCAGCAATAAGAGCTACTTTGCTTACAGAGGACTATAATGAACTCCACTTTACGAAAAGTGGAGACCTGGAGTGCAGAATGCTTAACTACTTCATAGAACACTCTCGCATTCGCATCCCTTAATGATTACTGTACATTCCCTGCACTCGACTCGTCTCAAGCAAGAGAGACAAGTTTACAACCTGTTCAACAAGTTTGGTTCAAAGAATACGGGAGTTCTAAGCCTGAAATGCGTTTTTAAGTACAACGGGAAAACACTGATTTGATGATAGAAGCAAAgtcaatttttttctttaacttaCAGTACACTAGTACTTGAAAGTTCTAACAAGTGTGTATGCGAGTGCACACTAGATTCAATGACCATTAGACGTTACATAATTCAGCGGATAAACATATAAAGGCTTAATTAAAAATGATTACTATGCTTGCTATGTGGTTGGGTAAATCCGATAAATATCGTATTTAAGGTGTGATTATACTTTTACAATCTAGTAACATCGTACATCAGCAAAAATAACATGGGCTCGCATGGAAAGCAATGCAGTTTCGGGTGGCTAACGTTGCTTACCTCTCGCCATCACCGAGCATAAAACATAaactttctcttctctttcctcGGGGAAAATACTTTACACCCAGATAAAGTCTTCCTGGCGTTTCGCAGAAGTCTCGTTTTGGTAGAAAACAGTTATTACAAAAGGAATTTGTAGTTCTGTAAATAGGACCTGTTGCTGACAGCTGGGTCAGAAGAATAACATGGCTGACATGAGGGTGCTGGACAACTGGCAGTCGCTGGCAGTGCACCGTGCGCGAGCCtggctacatttgactgggacTTTCTGGGAGGAGCAAGCGGCCGGGAGCGCGCGTGGTTGCCGTAAACGCATTAAAGGTATTCATTTGAGCaaacatcttttttttatgtcaaatTTTGTCAGACAGAACACAACAGTTTTATTTACACAATTTGTCAAATACAAAATACGTTTGACCAAATGTTTcgaaactaaaatgtattttataccCATATGACGTTTTGCGGTCAGTTATTGTGCAATTATTATGGGTTGTACTTCAGGAGAGTTAAGTGATCGAAGATGTACGTCTATGAGAATATCGAGTTCCCAATCCAAGCAGCCACATCCACTAGACATCCAGTTTGGAGTTGCAGTTATTAGATACATTTCGAATAGTAGACAGGAACAGAGTTTCAATTATAGGAACCACACTTTTCCCAAAGGAATTGCTCATCAGCTGAAAATGAGGTTAACCAAACAATAAAAGGCTAAGAAAACAGTCTTATTTAGTTTTACTCCTATTTAGTCTCAGTAGTTCCCATGAGTTTAATTATTCATATGATTGATCACAGTTATCTGAAGTACTGGTATTAAAACTTAATACATAGGATTGTGAAAGCTTTCCTGGCTAAAGAAAGGCATGAAAGTAAATCCCCTGTATAAAAGTATTGATGAGAAGAAAGAAACATGTTGGGGGTGGTTCTCTCTTCTACACTATTCATCAAATCCAGTAAAATCAGAGGAGGGTTAAGATAGTGCTGTATTGTGTCAGTGGCAATTTTGATACGGAGAGGAACTAAAGTTCCCAAACATGTCCCAAACATAGATCATTCTAACTTTTGTAGAAAAATCCTAGCCCTGGTATCAGATATATTTCAGACCAATCTGGTTGTTGTAGACCAAATTACGTTTTTCTTTGAGACAACATAGACTGTTCCGCATCTTTACTATGAAAAATACGTACGGCTTATGTGAAGGGCTGCATTATAGGCATTTAGAACATAAGGCTAAATGTAtgaaattgaaaagaaaaaatgacTTACTAGATAAGGAAAATTGTCATCATTCAACTATGGAGGAACCAAAAAATGACAACTGTAAGGTAATATTACAGTAGGACAGTCTCTTGCTAAcatcttttttcaaatgtatctgTAACCTACAAGTATATTTTTAAATTGGTTACAAACCTCATAACCTATTTGGCTAGGCAGCTGCTTTTAATTGTTTCAGCAGGGTAGAATTTGTGCATGGCAAACTACCTTATATGTTTTAAAATTCCCTGTAGACATTTATAAAGCCAGCATTTCAATATACAGAACTTCCTGATGGAAATTAATCTCCCCACCCTGAAATAtaaaagcaagtttatttatatagcacaattcatacacacagtagaagcaattcaatgtgctttacaatgaaatgaaaaatataaaaatgtaatcaaatttaAACAGTCaaattgttacaattctctaacctggctgtctccagggggactgtacatgaacttcaacaccgtggtatctcaatccttgcactcCAGTGCTTGAATGAACCAGTTAGTCCCTAATCTTTGCATCAATGTTTTacccatgtctgtacatgcattttatattcatcctcaatgaattacagttaccataactgtttaGTGAACcaccctggtatctcaatcctcacgctCCAGGCCTTGGATAAACTCGTtcgtccttttgtgagataatatcctacatcgatgtctaaactgcagcacaagaacttgcattatccgtcATCCGCAGAttgtacatttacacagaggttattccgctgatagcaccagaacttgcattacaggAAAACGATTGGTAAAAGATAACAAAACAGATATAGAAtgacaacaaaagaaaataaatgaaagagagaaatataaaatacatcataataatcaatgtgctttacagagaaaaaaatataaaaatacaatagcataaaaacaaatactcaaatgaaaacatgaaatcaacagcataataataaaacatagaataagaaaatagaaatagaataacaatgggataaaaacattggaagctataaaagctgtaaggctaaacagtgtggttaagtttaagcactcagtcatagacgcgtgaaaagagaagtgtttttaacctggatttaaaaattgatacgttttggggcacgtctaagatcttctggtaatttattccagttgtgtgcagcataactgctaaatgccgCTTGACCatatttagtttggactctggtctctactagctgacctgagttcatggatctaagagccctgcttggtttatattcttcaaacatatcagaaatgtattcgggtcctaaaccattcagagatttataaactaaaagcaccactttaaaatctatgctgtaactgactggaagccagtgcaaatatttaagaacAGGAgttgatgtgctctgttctcttggtcctggtcaaCATTCTAgaagcagcattctgaatgaactgcagctgttttacagtctttttcaggAGTCCAGtaaagaggccattacagtattcaaccctactagagataaaagcatggatgagcttctcttggtctttttgggacaccaagctcTTGATTCTGgcaatatttttaagatgatagaatgcggttttggtgaccactttgatatgactgataaatgtgaggtctgagtctatccaAACACAAAGATaacgcacttggtccctggtttttagggcccgggaatccagctctttactaacaatagttattttctttttgttgccaaacacaataatctctgttttatcttagATTAATGGTAGACAactttggttcatccaggtatatGTGCTCTACAGGGGGTTTCTGGTTTTCTAAATGCAGTGAGACGTCCTCTCTGGTTGAAATACAGAAACAATCCAAATCTTGAATTGGCAAGGCACCCAGTCCAGATTGAATGCCCTGGAAAGTTTATACGGTTTTCCTACTAGACTGGATGAACCGGTCATTACATGTATTCATACAAAGGGAAGATACATGGAAGAGCTAAGATCAAAAAGGCCAGTTCCTCTTCTAAACACAGACCCAAAGATATCTTCAAAGCCTGTAGCCAAAATGCATAGTACGTTGGTGTGCAAACTAGTCCACACATCCCATACTGGCTGTCTGTGCAACTGTACCTACCTCACATTTACTCGTAGACTTTCATATACAGGCTCCTTCTGTTGACTTAATGGTCCCAGGAGAGCATGGAAAGAAGATTGCGGCGTCAGGATTTTAATGCACACAGTGCACTTTGGGGTGGTTACAGGCGGATGGAAATGGGCAGGTTATGGAAAATCTAATGGAAGTGTTTGACTTCAAATGGAAGCTGGCCCACACTCCTACACAGTAGGAGGCGGTAATGCACCAATAGTGTTGGGTATTAACCGGCGGAAACCACCGTtacaaatccacaaaagaaGAAGAATATCGCGACAGATTTACCTCATCTCAAACTCATTTACGACGTACCGTACTGCAGTTTATTTACATGTCTCTGTTCTTCCTGCCCTGAAAATATGTTCAAGAAGAAACCGCGAAGAAATTTTAGGCAAAGAAAGGGAGAATCAACTGACGAAGATGAACAGAACGGAGAATCCGATGGAAGTAGAACACAAGCGTCCGCTGATAGAACGAAACCCTCTACGTTGCCGCATAACCGGGGGGTCAAATTTAGTTCGAAGGGAGAACGAAACAAGTCGGACTCGAGTTCTGAAGACGTGGGAGAAGTTCATGAAACGTTCTCAAATACTATAATATCGCATCACAGCAAAGAGTGCAAGGATGAACgacagaagaaagaaaatgttctcAGCTTCTCTGATGATAAGGATGGTAGGCATTGGCTTTTCTTTTATGCTGTTAGTGAAGCACAGGCCTTGTGCGTATTTCAAACGTCAGTCTTTACAGGTGGTTAGTACATTTCATAAACAAGCGTCCTCCCACTTGTCCTTCCTCGTTACTGTGGTTTGCTATAGAAACATAGGCAAGATAAATGCCAGCACTATGTATTTTCCCGGACTTTCCTTTCACGTCTACAGTAGTTCCATTGTGCAGATGTAGGTAACAGGAGAGGGGTGAATCTCAATTATATTTTCTTGATTCCTCTCTCCTTGCCTTCTCATAACGCGTTGAAAGGGAAGATCCGAGGAGAGTTACTTCGGCATACTTTCAAAGGGGTCTGAGGAGGGAGGACTTAAGAGAAAAGAGCTCTTGAGATTGACCTGGGGTTTTCGCAAGTGTAGTAAACCCGTTGTCTTCATTCAGAGATCTATAATAGTTCATCATAAACATATTTGATCATTTAACCTCTCTTCATTTTAAGTATCTGAGTTCAAGTTGAAGAAATCGTCAGAGAAGGCTGTGGTCTTCCAAGCCAGAAGGAAAGAAGCTTCCCCTGCAAAGACGTCCAACATTAATGGTAAAGAACATCAGCTTTTACAGTGTcgtccataagtatttgaacagtgaaataAGTTTAGACTGTAGTTAGCTTAAAATTAGGGTTTCTATGTCTTATAACAAACAGTAAACCATATAGGAATTCAGTATCTGTTAGTTTTGGGGCAGTTCTGTCTTGTCTTTGGCAGACTGAATTGCATGCTAAATTTGATTAATCCGGGTGATTGACTTGGTCAGTCCAAAATTTTAACTGACAGCTTAATGGCGCTGAAAATCTCCTCGGTGTTGttggcagtatgttttgggtcattgtctacGTTTAGAGGCATTTGGTTGGACCTGAACaggtttctgtacacttcagaattcatctttTTGCTTCTAATGCAGTcaaatgaagacaagtgagccattTCCAGTCAACACTACCTCCTCCATATAATCAAATATGAGGTGGTATGCTTTCTCTGtgctttcctctctccttcactctggtACATTATTAAAAACCTGTAACCTGGCTTTTCTGTTCCTGAGGCTGTCCAGTGATTTGCTTGTTGTGGTATGTTGTAGTCTTGTGTTTGTTACTCTTTGTCACAGCTATGTCTACATCCTTGAGTGTtattaatctgttcaacatttgaaaagggTGTTTTCTTCATAATTTAAGGCGTTATTCGGTCATCCTGTACTGTGGTCTTCTGTAGTCTATCAGGTCATTTGCTATTCCTGAGCTCCCCAGTGCGTTCTTGCTTCTTAACAATGTACCAAACAATGGACTTAGACACCAAGTGTTCTGGCTATATCTGGTTGTGGTTATTCTTGCACAGTTTATGGTTTATGAATGAAAATTCCCCCAAATGAACGCTGACTGTCTGGTCTCTAACCTCTTAGTCAATGTTTCAAATCTAATGTAGCCTGCTGTAATAGagagccaaaacaacataaTTTAATTGTCCAAATGCTTAGGGACCACAGTGTGTTTGTCACAACTTTAATTTCCACTAGAACAAAGTGTATTCTGCCGTCACCGATATGGCCTGCAGAACTGCGCTATAGTTATGTCTCTGTTGACTCCAGCAAGGAGAGATGTGACTGTGGTGGCGTCCCCAAGAGAGAGGTCCGATAGCGACGTCTCAGGAGAAGAACTGTCCCCAGAGAGTGACGGAGATGACAAGTCGACCATGTCCAGCTCTGCCTCCTCTGTGTCAAGCAGCTCCTCCAAGTCCTCCACTCAGAAACATAAACCAGGTCAGTATCACAGTAATATCTGGGCATGGTCTCTGAAGGGAAGGCTCTATGTGAAATCAGAGCTACAATCCAAGTGTTTAATTTTTAATTGCCATATTGTTAATCATTTTACATTGGTGTTATTTTAGctagggtggtccagtgatCTAACCCACTGCATCTGGTTAACATCATTTCTGCTGCAGCGTGTGTTCTAGTCTGACCTACCGCACATTCGGCAAAAACATCTCCCTTTGACCACTCCTgcccaataaagcataaaatgacTAGTATTTatcagacactcttatccagagtgatttaTTTAGTAAATTTCTAAgagttaagtgccttgctcaatggCAGAAATCTTGTTGGCAGCTTTGGATGAGATCCCATCTGTTGTTGTGTAGTGGTGATCCCAGATGCGAGGAGTATCCAGGCTGCCAGGAGGCGCCGTCAGCAGGCCAGGGCCCAGACAGACTACATCTCCCTGGGGAGAAATGGTGAGAGCTCCCCAAGGACGCCGGACCACCAGGACCTCGAGGAACGCAGCGATGACAACTGTGACGACGACGAGCCCGACGACCACGAGCGCAGGATCGAGTTCGCCCCACGGTCTAAAACCATCAGGGAACGGATTGCAGAGAAGATGGGTGAGAGAGGAGTGGGAACAGGAGGAGAAAATAGCATGACTAGTCTTGGGTTTACCGGTGAACGTTTTAGTTGTTTTGAGACACAAAATTAGTCCAGGACACAAATAACAATATCAACTATCAAACCCTGGATGATGTAAGCATTGGTTGGATAGTGTTGGATGAGTATTAACACTGAACACCTTTTTGGCTGGGGAGCTGGATTCGGTTGTCTGAGTCGACTTCGTAGTCCATGTTAACActagagggagagggaggttgtcttcctctttttttttgtgtctgttctgtggCTCAGTTCCTGCCTGTGTTACTACAGGAGCCAGTAATAGTGATGACAGTGGCTCCGATGAccaggagagagaagacaacaCCTTATGGGAAGAGCAACAGATCGGGAAGGGCGTTAAGAGACAGCCCGGGGAGCAGGTATGTAATGCTAAACCCTTTGCTGCATCTCTGTCATTCCACCACCAGTTGTCTAactcttgcccccccccccccagagtcCGTCAGGCAGTGAAGGGAGCGGCTCTGTGCGGAGCAGCAGGAGCAGGCGGAAGCAGAGAGTAGACATCCCAGAGTGTCTGCCTCCTGTCAGCCTCAGCATGGTCAAAAAGAGGATCGCTGGAAAGTGCGTTAACTGATTTATTTATTCTGCTCGCCGTCCCGACACTGGCCTCTCGATGCTGTATGTTAAGTGCCTAAGATGCATGGCCAGATGTCTGGAGGAGGTCTCCCTTAGGCTGTCTTCCCCTGACTCCGTCCCTGCTTTCCTCCCCTCCATCAGGCTGTCTGATCTCCGGGAGGTCCACAGGGCGCACGAGGCAGAACTGCGGAGGATGGAGTGGGACATGGAAAGCTCTAGAACGTCTCTGGAGAACCTTGAGAGCGGCTCCGCCGACAGCCAGCTACGGTTCTACCGCACCACCAACGCCTACGTTCAGAATCTAGTGGAATGTCTGCGAGAGAAGGTCAGGGGGCTTCCGGGTTGAAGTGTCAGTTAGCACACTCTGGTGCTGAATGTGTGCTAGGTTTTTGAAATTTCGAAtgaaacaaaagtaaaaaatacattttatgatgtTATTTAGGTGGTGGAGATCAACAGCGTTGAGGTGGACATGCACACTCTGCTGTCTGAACAGGCAGACGCGCTGTTGTCAAGGAGACGGGAGGCCGTGCATCAGGAGTCATCTCGCCTACAGCAGCTCAGCTGTGAGTGGTTTTAGTCTGGGCGCATGCATGTCTTTGTCCATCTGCTAACATGGGCTTGTACTCACTCCGGGCGGTGCTAATCATTGAAAGACGGGATGTGAAATCTCCAACATTTTTcacctcctcctgctctcctaATTACTTGTAGATTCGGGGGATGTTTAAGGTTTGTCTCACACTTGCCCCTGAACCTCCTCTCTGTAGATGCCACTGATCCACCTGATGAAGGTGGCTCAGAGAAAAGCGAGAATGAAGAGCCAAATAAAAGGTGAGTGAGAACACTTGTGCACTGTGTTGACTGATCATTTTTTTAATTGGCCAATAAAATCACAGTTAAACAATGAAGTCACCCACCCGTGTTAGGTGTTTAAAGATTACAGAGATGAATAGTCTGACTTCTGAAGCTGGGAAATAAGTTTCCATTGGAACACAGCTCGAGTGTAGGGGTTTGTTTATGGTACCACTCTGCTCCATGCACCTCATCTGCTGCTTCCATAGGAAGTTCCTCCAGTAGGTGCTGCCTAACGCCATTCAGCATTTAGATTCAcgtattacaaaatgtttttccaccAGTTAGTATGGTCTAGCATGTGCTCTGATTATCTCTTTCCAGTGAGGAAGACAATGAATGCCTGCTGCCCGACAGTAAGTCTTCACCTGAGGAAGAGGCCGAAGTGCAGAAGGAGCGAGGTAAGGGTTGTTGGTGCCCAGGCTGGCGTGAACCAGTGTCCTCCTTGTGTTTTTGAGACAGCTTGATTTCAGATCAGCATTTAATTAACGGAAGCATTTATATTGAGAAATGGAACACATGGAAAATTCAAATAAGAAATCTCCTAAATTCATAGATTTATCACGTTCCTTAGAAAAGTAATGCTAGTGTGTATTATTAATGTTTCGTTTAACCTGTTCTTGTTTATTCGACTCAGGTCTACATCCAACTCTGGTTAACTCGGCTATCTACTTTGGTAGATGCTGATTTCCATGCAGCTGTTAGTTGTCTGAATAAATTCAGCGCCTTGTATTTCCACGACACGTGCTCTCAGAATTGACCGTGTTTCCACTGGTCTGTCTTTACCCAGCGGCGATCATGGTGCGGTGCCAGGGTGTGTTCAGCGACGTGCAGGAGGACTTCTGGGATGTGAAGAGAGTTCTGTCTCGATTCGACGAGTGGAGGAGAGCCTTCTCAGAGACCTACCACTCTGCCTACATCAGCCTCTGTCTGCCAAAGTTACTCAACCCACTCATCAGGCACCAGCTGATAGGCTGGAACCCCTTACAGGTAGGGCACACTCCCTTTTAACAAACCCAGCTCTGGTGGTAAGTCTTACAGTTTGGACCAGTTTTCACCAGAATCGGTCGTTATATAAGAACTGGGAGCCCTGGGGGTTTCTGTTATCAGATGATGGGCTCCTAATCCAAGCTTGATGCCTTGACTTTTAGGAGCTTGTTGagaactgtgtgttgtgttgagaACAGTGGAATGCATGTTGGATTGGGTGACGTTTGATAACTAGAAACTGTTGAATACCAGGCTGGCCTCAGCATTCTGGGTGGCTTGTAGGGGTTTTGTTTGCAAACACAGGGAGCCCTGTCAGTGGTGAGTTGTAGTAgccattttttgttgtttatctaATGGGACTGTTCTCTGTGGTTTTCTATGATTGTGTATTATAACCCAACACCTTTTCAATACAATTTCATAAATAGGCTACGATATCCGTGCCGTGCAAAGAGTCCAATAGGTCTTCTAGAATGTTTGGTATCTGTTGTCATAttgggtgtgtgggtgcatTTTAAGTGACAGTCCCATTTCCTGTCCCTGCGTGAGCCAGGCTGCTGCGGAGGACTTTGAAGCTCTGCCGTGGTTCTCTGCTGTGGAGACCTTCTGTCACGGACAGGGATACCAGGAGGCAGAGCACACGGACCGGAAAACACAGCCTGCTATCATAGAGAAGACTCTGCTGCCCAAGATACAAGGTCAGTCCGTTCACACGTGCTCTAACACAATCTCATGCCTTTTTTGAAAGTGTTTTACTAAACTTAACTTGAACACAACATCTAAactttaacaataataatatactTTGTGAGCATCGACCAAATATCCCAGGATCTTAAGACGCACACGTGTGTGCATTTCCACCCGTAT
This window contains:
- the gcfc2 gene encoding GC-rich sequence DNA-binding factor 2, with amino-acid sequence MFKKKPRRNFRQRKGESTDEDEQNGESDGSRTQASADRTKPSTLPHNRGVKFSSKGERNKSDSSSEDVGEVHETFSNTIISHHSKECKDERQKKENVLSFSDDKDVSEFKLKKSSEKAVVFQARRKEASPAKTSNINARRDVTVVASPRERSDSDVSGEELSPESDGDDKSTMSSSASSVSSSSSKSSTQKHKPVVIPDARSIQAARRRRQQARAQTDYISLGRNGESSPRTPDHQDLEERSDDNCDDDEPDDHERRIEFAPRSKTIRERIAEKMGASNSDDSGSDDQEREDNTLWEEQQIGKGVKRQPGEQSPSGSEGSGSVRSSRSRRKQRVDIPECLPPVSLSMVKKRIAGKLSDLREVHRAHEAELRRMEWDMESSRTSLENLESGSADSQLRFYRTTNAYVQNLVECLREKVVEINSVEVDMHTLLSEQADALLSRRREAVHQESSRLQQLSYATDPPDEGGSEKSENEEPNKSEEDNECLLPDSKSSPEEEAEVQKERAAIMVRCQGVFSDVQEDFWDVKRVLSRFDEWRRAFSETYHSAYISLCLPKLLNPLIRHQLIGWNPLQAAAEDFEALPWFSAVETFCHGQGYQEAEHTDRKTQPAIIEKTLLPKIQGFVELVWDPLSSRQSLCLSALCCRLQEDYSLFEGEQSKPVKAFLEAVSERLRSFVDDDIFIPLYPKKFLDDKSSPQRRFRDQQFWTAVKLLGNMAQWNSLLPEHVLKELMLDKLLNRYLMMTLLNETHCLDSVRKCKKVAMYFPQSWFKDLSSCPSELKSFSEHLLQTVHSVCKQQPNHPNTRAMVSDVLTVLGSIMAWDKVATISDKYHYKDLVDTLNLSY